A stretch of the Calditrichota bacterium genome encodes the following:
- a CDS encoding T9SS type A sorting domain-containing protein: protein MRSLIVTTVLLAALAVEGAAQHRIPWGTLSNGGGVSGGTTYRTKVVVGQPSIAQGGGTTYAIRSGFLIIPAELTPSTGVPAAQGEVPTEFGLGQNFPNPFNPSTTIPFSLKRRCFVTLSLFDGLGREVATLVQGNLEPGRHTVTVDGSSLPSGVYLYRLQASDPSAPSGKLFVETRKLTLLR, encoded by the coding sequence ATGAGATCGCTCATCGTCACCACAGTGCTCCTGGCGGCGCTGGCAGTTGAGGGCGCAGCACAACACCGCATCCCATGGGGCACGCTCTCCAACGGCGGAGGCGTAAGCGGCGGCACCACCTACCGCACCAAGGTGGTTGTTGGGCAACCAAGCATTGCCCAGGGCGGAGGGACAACCTATGCCATCCGCAGTGGCTTCTTGATCATCCCGGCAGAGCTGACCCCGAGCACAGGCGTACCTGCTGCCCAAGGCGAAGTGCCGACGGAGTTTGGCTTGGGGCAGAACTTCCCTAACCCTTTCAATCCGAGCACGACCATTCCCTTCAGCCTCAAGAGGCGCTGCTTCGTGACCTTAAGTCTGTTTGACGGCTTAGGAAGGGAGGTGGCCACTCTGGTGCAGGGAAATCTCGAGCCAGGCCGCCACACGGTAACCGTCGATGGCAGTTCGCTGCCCAGCGGTGTGTACCTTTACCGCCTGCAGGCCAGCGACCCCTCCGCACCCTCAGGAAAGCTATTCGTGGAGACCAGAAAACTTACCTTGCTGAGGTAG
- a CDS encoding sigma-70 family RNA polymerase sigma factor — translation MLNDPRTAHRLRVAEVYFSLLAAGSERPKEQDILPMDEEEFLRLLAIDEHQAWQLFVSDYSTFILRLIGHFVSDYDDRMELYLFVCERLAANRLRRLKRFVRDPHAPCKFTTWLVPVVRNLVIDWFRHKEGRKRLNRCIAALPELTQKVFKYCYQQGYSPGEAFELIRTKHDPSLRFEEVAQALGQIHEALGGAKMWAVVRAMLRNAPAYPTDAERALEDRPEIELVAPEAPPDLGTQIVQLRRALQEAMESLPAHEQLLLRLRFEQSLAASEIAGVLRLRDSRAAYHAIRQAIGHLRKRLRDNGWQAEDFSILLGGETP, via the coding sequence ATGCTCAATGACCCACGCACCGCGCACCGCCTCAGAGTCGCTGAGGTGTACTTCTCCCTTCTTGCGGCTGGCAGCGAGCGCCCAAAAGAGCAGGATATCCTCCCCATGGACGAGGAAGAGTTCCTCCGCCTTCTTGCCATCGATGAACATCAGGCGTGGCAGCTCTTTGTGAGCGACTACTCCACGTTCATCCTCCGGCTCATCGGCCATTTCGTCAGCGACTATGACGATCGCATGGAGCTCTACCTCTTCGTCTGCGAGAGGTTAGCCGCCAACCGCCTGCGCAGGCTCAAGCGCTTCGTGCGCGACCCCCACGCCCCGTGCAAGTTCACCACGTGGCTCGTCCCGGTCGTCCGCAACCTGGTCATCGATTGGTTTCGCCACAAGGAGGGCCGCAAGCGGCTGAACCGGTGCATTGCCGCCCTACCGGAGTTGACGCAAAAGGTGTTCAAGTACTGCTACCAACAGGGCTACTCGCCCGGAGAGGCGTTCGAGCTCATCAGAACGAAACATGATCCAAGTCTGCGATTTGAGGAGGTGGCCCAAGCCCTGGGTCAGATTCACGAGGCCCTGGGCGGGGCCAAGATGTGGGCAGTGGTGAGGGCCATGCTCCGTAATGCGCCAGCCTACCCAACGGACGCAGAGCGCGCCTTGGAGGATCGCCCCGAAATCGAGCTTGTGGCCCCCGAGGCGCCGCCGGACCTCGGAACGCAGATAGTACAGCTTCGCCGCGCGCTGCAGGAAGCTATGGAAAGCCTGCCTGCCCATGAACAGCTGCTGCTGCGGCTGCGCTTCGAACAGAGCCTTGCGGCCTCGGAGATCGCGGGCGTGCTTCGTCTGCGCGACAGCCGCGCAGCCTACCACGCCATCCGGCAGGCTATAGGGCACTTGCGCAAACGACTCCGCGACAACGGCTGGCAGGCGGAGGATTTTTCGATCTTGTTGGGGGGCGAGACGCCCTAA
- a CDS encoding CHAT domain-containing protein, giving the protein MRRPVLMLLFVVLHAVSTCVVATAQEWFTENFSTPTLSPAWSISSWSGTPWSYHVPSRFSLSAHPGHLRFLLGAMVVDHPRPSFSGYWYYPSLELRRRIMGNRWVCLLKVTYFLPLTNMREFYTDICFGGPDEPASFLRLARCRDIEPRFDKHIVMVKSGDRAAQASMLHPDDKWASERFTYYYRIVREGETLTVQWSADGHLYTTALVFDMGPQVASTEQWLAIRGASWFTPSGSYADYDYIILAPPDRAAESANSSPEHASAKTSIASTQSALAPGQARLPRLERLVQETEQVTPHLLEEEFKASFLSSRMWVYEEVVSALFELHQRQPGHGYQREAFRYAERAKARAFLQLLAEGRIRVREGSSPVLLAREQELMDQVAAAEARLARSTVTEADKRQLARELSSAITELGKLRTEIMQENMRYAQLSYPEPLPTDSIQNDLRDGSVLLQFFLGEQRSYLWMVTADTVAMYVLPGREDVERHARFYIGLLSARPVIESYAEAGRHLFSELLGQVPAEQLRGRHLVIVPDGALNYLPFGALMVQGDDHFLADDCVISYAPSATILHILRRWRATQAGTWERELVAIGAPHSLPEFKENGGLRLGPLKHARRELEQVGKNWPKGKTLTVTGREANETRVKSGLLAHARYVHFATHSLLDEATISRSCLVLAPGTGANDDGLLRMSEVFDLHLHAELVVLSACQTARGRLYRGEGVRGLTRAFLYAGASSVMVSLWDVEDRSTADLMQNFYGYLAQGMSKTEALRAAQLALRRSGSRAYRHPYYWAPFVLIGDDR; this is encoded by the coding sequence ATGCGACGCCCTGTCCTCATGCTGCTGTTCGTGGTCTTGCATGCGGTGTCTACGTGCGTAGTGGCCACCGCGCAAGAATGGTTTACCGAGAACTTTTCTACCCCAACGCTGAGTCCCGCCTGGTCAATATCCAGCTGGTCAGGCACGCCGTGGTCGTACCATGTCCCCTCGCGTTTTTCCCTTTCCGCACATCCCGGACATCTTAGGTTCTTGCTCGGTGCCATGGTGGTGGACCACCCCCGGCCTTCGTTCAGCGGCTATTGGTACTACCCCTCACTCGAGCTCCGACGACGAATCATGGGCAACCGATGGGTGTGCCTCCTCAAAGTCACCTACTTCCTGCCCCTAACCAACATGCGCGAGTTCTACACCGACATCTGCTTTGGCGGGCCAGACGAGCCCGCGAGTTTCTTGCGCCTGGCACGGTGCAGGGACATTGAACCGCGTTTCGACAAGCACATCGTGATGGTGAAAAGTGGCGACCGCGCAGCACAGGCCTCTATGCTCCACCCGGATGACAAATGGGCCAGCGAACGATTCACTTACTACTATCGCATAGTGCGAGAGGGCGAAACCCTCACCGTCCAGTGGAGCGCGGATGGCCACTTGTACACGACGGCCCTCGTGTTCGACATGGGGCCGCAGGTGGCCAGCACCGAGCAGTGGCTGGCCATCCGCGGCGCCTCGTGGTTCACGCCCTCCGGCTCCTATGCAGACTATGACTACATCATCCTGGCGCCCCCTGACCGAGCGGCCGAATCGGCCAATTCCTCGCCGGAGCACGCCAGCGCTAAGACGAGCATTGCGTCCACCCAGTCCGCCCTTGCACCTGGGCAGGCGCGTCTTCCACGCCTGGAGCGCCTGGTGCAGGAAACCGAGCAGGTGACGCCGCACCTTCTGGAGGAGGAGTTCAAGGCGAGCTTCCTCAGCAGTAGAATGTGGGTCTACGAGGAGGTGGTTTCCGCCCTTTTTGAGCTGCACCAACGCCAGCCTGGACATGGGTACCAGCGAGAGGCCTTTCGCTATGCCGAAAGGGCCAAAGCACGCGCCTTTCTCCAGCTCCTTGCCGAAGGACGTATACGCGTGCGTGAGGGGTCCTCTCCGGTTCTCCTGGCACGCGAGCAAGAGCTAATGGACCAGGTAGCCGCTGCAGAGGCGCGACTGGCCCGCTCCACGGTCACAGAAGCAGACAAGAGACAGTTGGCGCGGGAGTTATCGTCTGCTATCACCGAGCTCGGCAAACTGCGCACGGAGATCATGCAGGAGAACATGCGTTACGCCCAACTCTCCTACCCGGAGCCGCTGCCCACAGACAGCATCCAGAATGACTTGCGGGATGGGTCGGTGCTCCTGCAGTTCTTTCTTGGCGAGCAACGCTCCTACCTATGGATGGTCACCGCGGACACTGTCGCCATGTATGTTCTGCCCGGTCGTGAAGACGTTGAGCGTCATGCGCGGTTCTACATCGGTTTGCTCTCTGCGCGCCCAGTGATCGAGAGCTACGCCGAGGCTGGCCGCCACCTCTTTTCCGAGCTCCTCGGCCAAGTCCCGGCAGAGCAGCTGCGCGGCCGCCACCTGGTGATTGTGCCAGATGGGGCGCTCAACTATCTGCCTTTCGGCGCGCTGATGGTGCAGGGCGATGACCACTTCTTGGCCGACGACTGCGTCATCTCCTACGCGCCTTCGGCAACCATCCTGCACATCTTACGGCGGTGGCGTGCGACTCAAGCTGGCACCTGGGAACGTGAACTGGTGGCCATTGGCGCTCCCCATTCCCTGCCCGAGTTTAAGGAAAATGGTGGGCTTCGCCTCGGCCCTCTCAAGCACGCGCGCCGCGAGCTCGAGCAAGTGGGCAAGAACTGGCCAAAAGGCAAGACCCTGACGGTAACGGGCAGAGAGGCAAACGAGACGCGCGTGAAGAGCGGCCTCCTGGCACACGCGCGCTACGTCCACTTTGCCACCCACTCATTGCTTGACGAGGCGACAATTTCTCGCTCCTGCCTGGTGCTGGCACCTGGGACTGGGGCGAACGACGACGGGCTGTTGCGCATGAGCGAGGTCTTTGACTTGCACCTACACGCAGAGTTGGTCGTCTTATCCGCCTGCCAAACCGCCCGTGGGCGGCTGTACCGCGGCGAGGGCGTGAGAGGGCTGACGCGCGCCTTCCTCTATGCGGGGGCCTCGTCGGTGATGGTCAGCCTCTGGGATGTCGAGGACCGGTCCACAGCCGACCTCATGCAGAACTTTTACGGGTATCTCGCGCAGGGCATGTCAAAGACCGAGGCGCTGCGTGCTGCCCAGCTCGCCCTGCGGCGCAGCGGCAGTCGTGCGTATCGCCACCCGTACTACTGGGCGCCATTTGTGCTCATCGGGGACGACCGTTAG
- a CDS encoding T9SS type A sorting domain-containing protein → MTEVKRPGEELLPSVYDLWHNYPNPFNPTTTIVYALPRSSRVTLEVYNLLGQCVRTLVDETEPPGVHRVLWDGRDANGQQVSSGCYFYRLVAQSTPAGAPSQRFVKTLKMLLLQ, encoded by the coding sequence TTGACTGAAGTAAAGCGGCCAGGCGAGGAGCTTTTGCCCTCGGTGTATGACCTTTGGCACAACTACCCCAATCCTTTCAACCCCACGACCACGATTGTATACGCGCTGCCGCGCAGCAGTCGTGTGACCCTCGAGGTCTACAATCTGTTGGGACAATGCGTGAGGACGCTGGTGGACGAGACAGAGCCCCCCGGCGTGCACCGGGTACTCTGGGACGGACGCGATGCAAACGGGCAGCAAGTCAGCTCGGGATGCTACTTCTACAGGCTGGTGGCGCAATCGACGCCAGCCGGGGCACCATCGCAGCGGTTTGTCAAGACTCTCAAGATGCTACTGCTCCAGTAG